In one window of Vibrio sp. DW001 DNA:
- a CDS encoding transporter: protein MEKQETISAVFDYTSFLGASCKKKWTFIEAIGFFSPIFGTVWKSNIDEARKPEDRLWDQAFNNLSAQSSDESNLISLVNLAKHEGIKELRLMMPYELDEIQIEKIIKHTNAQVKHITQDELFVQI from the coding sequence ATGGAAAAGCAAGAAACGATATCAGCTGTATTTGATTACACATCATTTTTAGGTGCTAGTTGTAAAAAAAAGTGGACCTTTATCGAGGCGATTGGATTTTTTTCGCCTATCTTTGGTACTGTTTGGAAAAGCAACATCGATGAAGCTCGAAAACCTGAAGATAGATTATGGGACCAAGCCTTTAATAATCTCTCAGCGCAGAGTAGTGATGAATCAAACCTAATTAGTCTGGTTAACCTAGCAAAGCATGAAGGTATAAAAGAACTCCGACTAATGATGCCTTATGAGCTTGATGAGATCCAAATAGAAAAAATCATCAAACACACCAATGCACAAGTTAAGCATATAACTCAAGATGAGTTATTCGTCCAAATATAA
- a CDS encoding phosphoribosylaminoimidazolesuccinocarboxamide synthase — protein MSLSDQVLAVNDDLPIRTNKPVHSGKVRSVYWLTEEDSQRLIKEKNYNVASDAPLAIMVISDRISAFDCIWEAEGGLKGVPGKGAALNAISNHWFKLFKENGLAESHILDIPHPFVWIVQKAKPVMIEAICRQYITGSMWRAYDKGENEFCGIQLPKGLEKDKSLPELLITPSTKGVLKGIPNVPEADDVNISRQDIEDSFAAFNFSQSSDIKTYEKLLKEGFNVISSALSDVGQIFVDTKFEFGYVIDRQGDEKLIYMDEVGTPDSSRIWDKAEYQKGNIVENSKEGFRQFLLNYFPDPDILLNKARMDERFALAKNNKLPVEAITKVSEVYIGIAEKITGQKIHMSDNPKKEIIDVLRADYDLITD, from the coding sequence ATGAGTCTCTCTGATCAAGTTCTCGCTGTTAATGATGATCTTCCAATCCGTACCAACAAACCTGTTCATAGCGGAAAAGTACGTTCCGTCTACTGGTTAACTGAAGAAGATAGCCAGCGATTAATCAAAGAAAAAAACTACAATGTCGCATCTGACGCGCCACTTGCCATCATGGTAATCAGTGACAGAATCTCAGCTTTCGATTGCATTTGGGAAGCGGAAGGTGGATTGAAAGGCGTTCCCGGCAAAGGAGCAGCACTCAACGCTATCTCAAATCACTGGTTTAAACTCTTTAAAGAGAATGGCCTGGCTGAAAGTCATATATTGGATATCCCTCACCCGTTTGTTTGGATAGTCCAAAAAGCAAAACCAGTAATGATTGAAGCAATTTGTCGCCAATATATTACCGGTTCTATGTGGCGAGCTTATGACAAAGGCGAAAATGAATTCTGTGGTATTCAACTTCCTAAAGGCCTAGAAAAAGATAAATCACTGCCTGAGCTTCTCATTACGCCGTCAACCAAAGGTGTTCTTAAAGGAATACCCAATGTTCCTGAAGCTGACGACGTGAATATCTCTCGCCAAGACATAGAAGACAGTTTTGCCGCCTTCAACTTCTCTCAATCTAGTGATATCAAAACCTACGAGAAACTGCTTAAAGAAGGGTTCAATGTCATTAGCTCTGCGCTGAGTGATGTGGGTCAAATATTTGTCGATACAAAATTTGAATTTGGTTATGTCATTGACCGTCAAGGTGATGAGAAACTCATCTACATGGATGAGGTCGGTACGCCTGATTCGTCCAGAATTTGGGATAAAGCAGAGTATCAAAAAGGAAATATCGTCGAGAACTCTAAAGAAGGTTTTAGACAATTCTTGCTGAATTATTTTCCTGACCCCGATATATTATTAAATAAAGCGCGTATGGATGAACGATTTGCACTCGCAAAGAACAATAAACTGCCAGTCGAGGCGATAACTAAAGTGTCAGAAGTCTATATCGGTATCGCTGAAAAAATAACGGGGCAAAAAATTCACATGAGTGATAACCCGAAGAAAGAAATTATTGATGTGTTACGAGCAGATTATGATCTGATAACCGATTAA
- a CDS encoding DnaJ domain-containing protein, translating to MSTLSYSVTAAIDENLITTAESGDSQAQLELSIAYKEEKKFKESHYWLIRAATLGNGEATVLLGNLFESIDSESFQSLPIAENWYLVGSNNDVTEAELGYARVLEAQFNNRKSKQLSSITILDDQIDQDIQQSITSAAESTNHNKNRINSDIIVTFFILISVVTYGYIRRRITRRQGEKKTQLDNQLHHQSKKIKTLQRHLTAAHSQLKQNQIEIKKTNVDQSTMLACAVLGYHPNHLPSEKEIKLRYKKLSRIYHPDANGSDEEMKRLNSAIKVISTYLKQR from the coding sequence ATGAGCACACTCTCATATTCCGTCACCGCAGCGATCGACGAAAATCTTATTACTACTGCAGAGTCTGGGGACAGCCAAGCACAATTAGAGCTTTCGATTGCATATAAAGAAGAGAAAAAATTCAAAGAAAGTCATTATTGGCTAATTAGAGCGGCAACGCTGGGAAATGGAGAAGCTACTGTTCTTCTCGGTAATCTTTTCGAATCTATCGATAGCGAAAGCTTCCAATCGCTACCTATCGCTGAAAACTGGTATTTAGTAGGCAGCAACAACGATGTTACTGAGGCGGAGTTGGGCTATGCTCGGGTATTAGAAGCTCAGTTTAATAATCGAAAATCCAAACAACTCTCCTCAATAACAATACTTGATGATCAGATAGACCAAGATATTCAACAGTCCATAACGAGCGCCGCTGAATCCACTAATCATAATAAGAACAGAATCAACAGTGATATCATCGTTACGTTTTTTATTCTGATCAGCGTGGTTACGTATGGGTATATAAGGCGTCGAATTACGCGTAGACAAGGCGAGAAGAAGACTCAGTTAGACAATCAGCTACATCATCAAAGCAAAAAGATTAAAACGCTTCAAAGGCATTTAACCGCAGCGCATTCACAGCTAAAACAAAATCAAATCGAAATAAAAAAAACCAATGTAGACCAAAGCACTATGCTTGCGTGTGCTGTGCTTGGTTACCACCCAAACCACTTACCTAGTGAAAAAGAAATAAAATTAAGATACAAGAAATTAAGCCGTATTTATCACCCTGACGCTAACGGCAGCGACGAAGAAATGAAGCGATTAAATAGCGCAATAAAAGTCATTAGTACTTATCTTAAACAACGATAA
- a CDS encoding DUF2786 domain-containing protein produces the protein MDKQKALKKIAKCLELGNSANVNEAAQAIKMAHRLMIKYGLDKDDIEFIKMGKTQSTHLLPTSISSTILRVIRGINTKFGVEAVLLNHKGLKRVEFIGEADRAIFAAFAFDIIYREMNEHTGQFRNSFSGTGTSNTEVTRRVNSFVSGWVEGALEKLPEIAPDDDSNNKINNYIDREFKNIDRETFKQQLRDAMKNITKDYEVGLKKGRKLSVNRPVDGAKAPKMLE, from the coding sequence ATGGATAAGCAGAAAGCGCTAAAGAAAATTGCAAAATGCCTAGAGTTAGGTAACTCAGCCAATGTAAACGAGGCTGCACAAGCAATTAAAATGGCCCATCGCCTAATGATCAAATATGGTCTGGATAAAGACGATATTGAATTCATTAAGATGGGCAAAACCCAATCTACCCATCTGCTACCAACCAGTATTAGTTCCACTATATTAAGAGTAATTCGTGGTATCAACACTAAGTTTGGTGTTGAAGCTGTTCTCTTAAACCATAAAGGACTTAAACGCGTAGAATTTATAGGAGAAGCTGATCGCGCCATTTTTGCCGCATTTGCTTTCGACATTATCTATCGAGAAATGAACGAACACACTGGCCAGTTTAGAAATAGCTTTTCTGGTACCGGGACCAGCAACACGGAAGTCACACGCAGAGTAAACTCATTTGTGTCTGGTTGGGTAGAAGGCGCTCTAGAGAAATTACCTGAAATTGCACCCGACGACGATTCAAACAACAAAATCAACAACTATATTGACCGTGAATTCAAAAACATCGATCGTGAAACTTTTAAGCAACAACTAAGAGACGCGATGAAGAACATCACAAAAGACTACGAAGTAGGATTAAAAAAAGGTCGCAAACTATCGGTCAATCGGCCTGTCGATGGTGCCAAAGCACCAAAAATGCTTGAGTAA
- a CDS encoding DUF3334 family protein — protein MKKNKVITTEDILLMLCQSVSGVLSTATNTDIKYSAMVQKINKTCLRPDFGCFVLFDGGFSGLVVTNFTSQSALEIYTNYMRNMGMPEEELAILHTSDEVGDVLGELMNQLVGDFTHKIRKELKTNITQNQPKMLAINKQVLISIDTNLDRPQARRVTFSTEGNNIFYLELAMDKTEFIQMEEFELEESSDPDLILEQEQNKKAKTKSEEVESNHSANDLLDELGI, from the coding sequence ATGAAAAAAAATAAAGTCATCACTACCGAAGATATCTTGCTTATGCTCTGCCAATCTGTTTCAGGCGTTTTGAGCACGGCGACCAATACCGACATAAAATACTCAGCTATGGTACAAAAAATAAATAAGACCTGCTTACGACCGGATTTTGGTTGTTTTGTCTTATTCGATGGTGGTTTTTCTGGTTTGGTTGTCACTAACTTTACCTCACAGTCCGCATTAGAAATTTACACCAATTACATGCGCAACATGGGTATGCCAGAAGAAGAGCTCGCGATACTTCACACCTCAGATGAAGTGGGTGACGTATTAGGTGAATTGATGAACCAACTGGTTGGTGACTTTACGCATAAAATCCGTAAAGAACTAAAAACTAACATTACTCAAAACCAACCTAAAATGCTCGCAATCAATAAGCAGGTTCTTATTTCTATCGATACTAACTTAGATAGACCCCAAGCTAGACGCGTAACGTTCTCAACAGAAGGCAATAACATTTTCTACTTAGAACTAGCGATGGATAAAACCGAGTTTATTCAAATGGAAGAGTTTGAGTTAGAAGAAAGTTCTGACCCTGATCTTATTCTAGAACAAGAGCAAAATAAAAAAGCCAAGACGAAATCTGAAGAGGTGGAATCAAACCATTCTGCAAACGATTTATTAGATGAACTAGGGATATAG
- a CDS encoding FAD-binding and (Fe-S)-binding domain-containing protein: protein MTLPRLENQNSVDPVVLKYLDQLATQGFTGDMESQYSSRLAVATDNSVYQQLPQAVVHPKTTADVILIGRLSQHPDYERITFSPRGGGTGTNGQSLTKGIVVDLSRHMNKVLEVNEKEGWVRVQTGIIKDQLNDVVRPYGYFFSPELSTSNRATLGGMINTDASGQGSLRYGKTSDHVLSLQAVFADGSVYETDKSHGGNEIGEYAYNAYQVTEQVCREKRTQIVDKFPPLNRFLTGYDLKNALSEQGEFDLTRVLCGSEGSLAFITEAKLNLTPIPKTRTLVNVKYNSFDSALRMAPFLVEANALSVETIDSKVLNLAKEDIVWHSVSDLLLDVPDKEMLGINIVEFAGNDTGVIVEQVAALTAQLDLMLTNDERGLIGYQVCEDLASIGRIYGMRKKAVGLLGAIKGRAKPVPFTEDTCVPPEHLADFIAEFRELLDSKGLYYGMFGHVDTGVLHVRPALDLCDPLQEALMQELSDRVVALVAKYGGLMWGEHGKGYRSEYGPEFFGEELFIELRRIKAAFDPMNKMNPGKICTPLDSSAELVKVSDTKRAFYDRQISVTVRDSFKQAMECNGNGLCFNYDTSSPMCPSMKVTADRRQSPKGRAGLVREWLRQLTEQGIDILDLENETLSKNPTISVMVDRVRNSLNKRHEYDFSHEVYEAMNGCLACKACGTQCPIKVDVPSFRSRFLNIYYSRYQRPAKDYLVANIETMLPLMAKAPMVVNAVLAQKWVQGLTAKTVGYIDAPLLSKPTLKQQLADNNNVKFDIQKLAQLSKEDRDNHVLIVQDPFTSFYDAEVVADFVVLLEKLGKQPILLPFKPNGKAQHIKGFLKQFTGTAQTAASFLNMVSDLNIPMVGVDPALVLCYRDEYVDILGEQRGEFQVLNSHEYLIDQLDSLKVGEPSNEAPWHLFAHCTEKTRLPNAEKEWQTIFKFFGGVLESVSVGCCGMAGTFGHEQDKYQMSKDIYNLSWGVQMQHLDKKRCLVTGYSCRSQVKRLEHEKMKHPVQALLLMI from the coding sequence ATGACACTACCCCGGTTAGAGAACCAAAATAGTGTTGACCCGGTTGTATTAAAATACTTGGACCAGTTAGCTACCCAAGGTTTTACTGGTGATATGGAATCTCAATACTCGAGCCGTCTCGCGGTTGCAACGGATAACAGCGTTTATCAACAATTGCCACAAGCGGTTGTGCATCCAAAAACGACTGCCGACGTTATCCTTATCGGTAGGTTAAGTCAGCATCCAGATTACGAGCGCATTACTTTTTCACCTCGAGGTGGAGGAACAGGGACTAATGGTCAGTCGTTAACCAAAGGCATTGTTGTCGACTTGTCTAGACATATGAATAAAGTGTTAGAGGTTAACGAAAAAGAAGGATGGGTTAGAGTACAAACTGGCATCATAAAGGATCAACTTAATGATGTTGTCCGTCCATATGGCTACTTTTTCTCTCCTGAACTGTCAACCAGCAACAGAGCGACACTTGGCGGTATGATTAATACCGACGCTTCAGGCCAAGGCTCTCTTCGGTATGGTAAAACCTCTGATCACGTTCTTTCATTGCAAGCCGTGTTTGCAGACGGATCAGTCTATGAGACAGATAAGTCTCATGGGGGGAATGAAATAGGTGAGTATGCTTACAACGCCTATCAAGTAACGGAACAAGTATGTCGAGAGAAAAGAACACAAATAGTTGATAAGTTCCCACCATTAAATCGATTCTTAACTGGCTATGATTTAAAAAATGCGTTGAGTGAACAAGGCGAGTTTGATTTGACTCGTGTGCTGTGTGGTTCGGAAGGATCATTGGCTTTTATAACCGAGGCCAAATTAAATCTTACCCCAATCCCTAAGACAAGAACCCTAGTCAACGTAAAATATAATAGCTTTGATTCTGCACTTAGAATGGCGCCGTTTCTTGTAGAAGCTAACGCCTTGTCTGTGGAAACCATTGATTCAAAAGTGCTCAATTTAGCGAAAGAGGATATTGTTTGGCACTCTGTTAGTGATCTGCTTCTTGATGTACCAGACAAAGAAATGCTTGGTATCAACATTGTAGAGTTTGCAGGAAATGATACAGGAGTCATCGTTGAACAAGTTGCTGCCTTAACGGCGCAACTCGACCTGATGCTCACAAATGACGAGAGAGGACTGATAGGCTATCAAGTCTGTGAGGACTTAGCGAGTATCGGTCGTATATACGGCATGCGGAAAAAAGCCGTTGGTCTGCTAGGGGCAATAAAGGGGAGAGCGAAACCCGTTCCTTTCACTGAAGACACGTGTGTACCACCAGAACATCTTGCCGATTTTATTGCGGAGTTTCGTGAGCTATTAGATAGCAAAGGACTATATTACGGAATGTTTGGCCATGTCGATACTGGCGTACTTCATGTTCGTCCAGCGCTTGACCTTTGTGACCCTTTACAAGAGGCTTTGATGCAGGAGTTATCTGATCGTGTTGTTGCTTTAGTTGCCAAGTATGGTGGCTTGATGTGGGGAGAACATGGAAAAGGTTATCGCTCAGAATATGGGCCGGAATTCTTTGGCGAGGAGTTGTTTATTGAACTCCGTCGTATAAAAGCGGCGTTTGACCCAATGAACAAAATGAATCCAGGAAAGATATGCACACCATTGGATAGTAGTGCTGAACTGGTAAAAGTGAGTGATACAAAACGGGCGTTTTACGACCGTCAAATTAGCGTTACAGTAAGAGATAGCTTCAAGCAAGCAATGGAGTGTAATGGCAACGGGCTCTGCTTTAACTACGATACCAGTTCACCAATGTGTCCTTCTATGAAAGTGACAGCAGATAGAAGGCAATCGCCTAAAGGTCGTGCAGGACTTGTTCGTGAGTGGCTTCGTCAACTGACGGAGCAAGGTATTGATATCCTCGACCTAGAAAATGAGACGTTGAGTAAGAACCCAACAATTAGCGTAATGGTTGATCGAGTAAGAAATAGCCTAAACAAACGGCACGAATATGATTTTTCACATGAAGTGTATGAGGCAATGAACGGCTGTCTAGCGTGTAAGGCTTGTGGCACTCAGTGCCCAATTAAAGTTGATGTGCCGAGTTTTAGATCTCGTTTCTTAAATATCTACTACTCTCGTTATCAGCGCCCAGCGAAAGATTACCTCGTCGCAAATATTGAAACGATGTTGCCGCTAATGGCAAAAGCACCCATGGTAGTAAATGCGGTTCTAGCCCAGAAATGGGTACAAGGTTTAACGGCAAAAACAGTGGGGTACATTGATGCGCCTTTGTTATCAAAACCGACATTGAAGCAACAACTTGCCGATAATAATAACGTTAAATTTGATATTCAAAAACTAGCGCAACTTTCTAAAGAAGACAGAGATAATCATGTGCTTATCGTACAAGACCCATTCACCTCTTTTTACGATGCAGAAGTGGTCGCCGACTTTGTTGTTTTGCTTGAAAAACTTGGAAAACAACCGATTCTGTTACCGTTCAAACCAAATGGGAAAGCACAGCACATAAAGGGGTTCTTAAAACAGTTTACGGGCACCGCACAAACAGCGGCAAGTTTCTTAAATATGGTCTCTGACTTGAATATTCCAATGGTTGGTGTTGACCCAGCTCTTGTGCTTTGTTACCGCGATGAGTACGTTGATATTTTGGGAGAACAAAGAGGGGAGTTTCAAGTGCTGAATTCCCATGAGTACCTGATTGACCAACTTGATAGTCTAAAGGTTGGTGAACCATCAAATGAAGCACCGTGGCATCTTTTTGCACACTGTACTGAGAAAACACGATTGCCAAACGCCGAAAAAGAGTGGCAAACAATTTTTAAATTTTTTGGCGGCGTGCTAGAGAGCGTGTCTGTAGGTTGTTGCGGGATGGCGGGAACATTCGGACACGAACAAGACAAGTACCAGATGTCGAAAGATATCTACAATTTGAGCTGGGGAGTTCAGATGCAGCACTTAGACAAAAAACGTTGCTTGGTCACAGGATATTCTTGCCGTAGTCAGGTCAAGCGATTGGAGCATGAGAAGATGAAGCATCCGGTGCAGGCTCTACTGCTAATGATTTAG
- a CDS encoding isoprenylcysteine carboxylmethyltransferase family protein: MKVLELKVPPVFVFLVCLCLMYWFHSLSALFTIGVPISNVVLAICFVGAGYFGLSGIYEFKKAKTSVHPVDINKTTSVVDTGVYKLTRNPMYFGLLLLLFGFGYWLQDLSSLAVCVLFVMYMNRFQIGPEERHLTSKFGKGYTDYQNKVRRWI; the protein is encoded by the coding sequence ATGAAAGTGTTAGAACTGAAAGTACCACCAGTATTTGTGTTCCTAGTGTGCCTTTGCCTTATGTATTGGTTTCACTCGTTAAGTGCGTTATTTACTATCGGCGTTCCGATTTCAAACGTTGTCCTTGCTATCTGTTTTGTTGGGGCTGGCTATTTTGGTCTTAGTGGAATCTATGAATTTAAGAAAGCAAAAACATCGGTACATCCGGTCGATATCAATAAGACGACATCGGTAGTAGATACAGGCGTCTATAAACTAACCCGAAACCCTATGTACTTTGGTTTACTGCTACTTTTGTTTGGTTTTGGCTACTGGTTACAGGATCTCTCCAGTTTGGCAGTGTGCGTTCTATTTGTAATGTACATGAACCGGTTTCAAATTGGCCCTGAAGAGAGGCACTTAACAAGTAAGTTTGGCAAGGGTTATACGGATTACCAAAACAAGGTTAGGCGTTGGATTTAG
- a CDS encoding DUF3581 domain-containing protein produces MFLTPYFSVLNQKFQFTRRQASHFAKKVAGDFNPLHDEDNKRFCVPGDLLFAVLLKKEGISQKMRFDFSGMVNDGVALQVENKCENESAVVDENGKEYLHMNREGEVSHDAELIEHVVKNYVQFSGMNFPHIMVPLMEQQKMMINCQRPLVIYESMEIEFSRLDLHHPAVEFSGATFDVAGKRGIVTLNFDFKEDGQLVGKGVKRMVASGLRPYDHTAVDDLVSRFIECKDAFLSKFVITA; encoded by the coding sequence ATGTTTTTAACTCCTTATTTTTCAGTACTTAACCAGAAATTTCAATTTACTCGACGTCAAGCGAGCCACTTTGCAAAAAAAGTAGCCGGCGATTTTAACCCGCTTCACGACGAAGATAACAAACGTTTTTGCGTACCTGGCGATCTTCTTTTTGCTGTCTTACTTAAAAAAGAAGGGATCAGCCAAAAGATGCGTTTCGATTTTTCTGGCATGGTCAATGATGGCGTTGCGCTTCAAGTAGAGAACAAGTGCGAAAATGAAAGTGCGGTTGTAGATGAAAATGGTAAAGAATATCTGCATATGAACCGAGAAGGTGAAGTGAGTCACGATGCAGAGTTAATTGAACATGTCGTTAAAAATTACGTACAGTTTTCTGGAATGAACTTCCCTCACATCATGGTTCCTTTGATGGAACAACAAAAAATGATGATCAACTGCCAACGTCCATTGGTTATCTATGAAAGTATGGAGATAGAGTTTTCTCGTTTAGATCTCCATCATCCAGCGGTTGAGTTTTCAGGTGCGACGTTTGATGTTGCAGGAAAACGCGGTATCGTCACTCTCAACTTTGATTTTAAAGAAGATGGTCAATTAGTAGGTAAAGGGGTCAAGCGAATGGTCGCAAGTGGATTACGTCCATATGACCATACTGCAGTGGATGATCTGGTCTCTCGATTTATTGAATGTAAAGACGCATTTTTATCCAAGTTTGTTATCACAGCTTAA
- the mpaA gene encoding murein tripeptide amidase MpaA produces MQLRQRSDRATFTVEPILYGHSVHGAPLLYFPAQVDVDQAGLIFAGTHGDETASISALSCALRTLVENQQKHHVILSVNPDGNQLGTRSNANYVDLNRNFPTRNQLIEDTVYRWNGRANTRDVTIKTRNGTSPEPETEGLISLITKLKPLFSISFHEPLACIDDPNMSHLAHWLSNRFNLPVVPNVGYETPGSFGTWCKENNLPCVTVELPAVSPDDSSETYLAALTQLLSSSTIELLG; encoded by the coding sequence ATACAATTAAGACAGCGTTCTGATAGAGCAACATTCACCGTTGAACCGATTTTATATGGTCACTCTGTTCATGGTGCCCCATTGTTATATTTCCCTGCTCAAGTTGATGTCGATCAGGCGGGCCTAATTTTTGCCGGAACTCATGGTGATGAAACGGCCTCAATTTCAGCGTTATCATGTGCACTACGCACACTTGTTGAAAACCAACAAAAACACCATGTCATCTTATCTGTTAATCCCGATGGCAATCAGTTAGGAACACGCTCGAATGCTAACTACGTTGATCTAAACCGAAACTTCCCAACACGGAATCAATTAATTGAAGATACTGTCTACCGCTGGAACGGCAGAGCAAATACAAGAGATGTGACGATTAAAACCCGTAACGGTACGAGCCCAGAACCGGAAACCGAGGGGTTAATTAGTTTGATTACTAAACTAAAACCTTTATTTTCTATAAGCTTTCACGAGCCTCTTGCTTGTATCGATGATCCAAATATGTCCCACCTTGCCCATTGGTTATCAAATAGATTCAATCTTCCAGTGGTTCCAAATGTTGGTTATGAAACACCGGGCTCATTCGGAACATGGTGCAAAGAGAATAACTTACCTTGTGTAACCGTCGAGTTACCCGCCGTGTCTCCCGACGATTCAAGCGAAACTTATCTTGCTGCATTAACCCAATTATTGAGTTCTAGCACAATAGAATTACTCGGTTGA
- a CDS encoding peptide ABC transporter substrate-binding protein codes for MENKCKTPLSILTSVILSIAFSVQAKAANVPEGVSLAERQVLVRGNDAEAATLDPLQAEGMPEMHILRDLFEGLVIQDENGKVIPGVADKWENKGNQVYTFHLRQDARWSNGDPVTAEDFLFSLLRVVDPNFASPNAWYLKLTEIKNAKAIIEGKMPVESLGVKALDAYTLEFELDKPVPYFIAMTAHTAMMPLHAKTVLSNGDKWARPETMVSNGAFKLTEWVINERIELERNENYWDNSNTVLNHVTYIPFENQNSALNRYKTGEVDMTSDVPAQMAIKIKETYPDDYRVTPLLCTYYYAFNTQHKPFDDPKVRKAAAYSIKRDVITNGITNVGNAPAFTFAHKDVAGFKATLPDYAKLSQTEREKQGALLAKEAGFDEHNPIKAKLLYNTSESHKTIAIAIASMLDKNLGAQIMPENQEWKSYLSARKSGDFDILRASWCGDYNEASTFLSLFTSDNERNYAFYKNSEYDLAISKAQMATNEKERNLYYDQAESILAKDMPIAPIYFYMQARLVKSTIGGFPMHNAEGRIYSKDLYIKAK; via the coding sequence ATGGAAAACAAGTGTAAAACCCCTCTCTCAATACTAACGAGTGTAATTTTGTCGATCGCCTTTTCTGTACAAGCAAAAGCAGCCAATGTGCCAGAAGGTGTGTCACTCGCAGAAAGACAGGTTTTGGTAAGAGGCAATGATGCAGAAGCTGCGACGTTAGACCCTTTACAAGCAGAAGGGATGCCAGAAATGCATATCCTACGAGACTTGTTTGAAGGGCTAGTTATTCAGGATGAAAATGGCAAAGTAATCCCCGGTGTCGCCGATAAATGGGAAAATAAAGGAAACCAAGTCTATACATTTCATCTTCGTCAAGATGCGCGTTGGTCTAATGGTGACCCTGTCACTGCGGAGGATTTCCTGTTTAGTTTACTACGAGTCGTTGATCCAAATTTTGCCTCTCCCAACGCGTGGTATTTGAAGCTGACAGAAATAAAAAATGCCAAAGCGATAATTGAAGGAAAAATGCCAGTAGAATCATTGGGTGTAAAAGCGTTAGATGCCTATACCTTGGAATTTGAATTGGACAAACCGGTTCCGTACTTTATCGCCATGACCGCACATACTGCGATGATGCCACTCCATGCTAAAACAGTATTATCTAACGGTGATAAATGGGCTAGGCCTGAAACCATGGTTTCTAACGGTGCGTTTAAGCTTACTGAATGGGTGATTAACGAACGTATCGAGTTGGAAAGAAATGAAAACTATTGGGATAACAGCAATACGGTTTTAAACCACGTAACTTATATCCCGTTTGAAAACCAAAATTCTGCACTTAATCGATATAAAACTGGCGAAGTTGATATGACGTCAGATGTACCAGCACAGATGGCGATAAAGATTAAAGAAACCTACCCAGATGACTACCGTGTGACACCTTTGCTATGTACCTACTACTATGCCTTTAACACGCAACACAAACCATTTGATGACCCAAAAGTACGTAAGGCTGCGGCGTATTCAATCAAGCGTGATGTGATAACGAATGGAATTACGAATGTCGGAAATGCACCGGCATTTACCTTCGCGCATAAAGATGTTGCGGGCTTCAAAGCGACTTTACCGGATTATGCCAAATTGAGCCAGACGGAACGAGAAAAGCAAGGTGCATTATTGGCTAAAGAAGCCGGTTTTGACGAACATAACCCAATTAAAGCTAAGCTTTTATATAACACTAGCGAAAGTCACAAAACCATAGCTATTGCCATTGCGTCTATGCTCGATAAAAATCTAGGGGCACAAATAATGCCCGAAAACCAAGAATGGAAGTCATACCTGAGTGCTAGGAAATCGGGTGATTTTGATATCTTAAGAGCATCGTGGTGTGGTGACTACAACGAAGCCTCTACTTTCCTAAGCTTGTTTACGTCTGATAATGAACGAAACTACGCTTTTTACAAAAATAGCGAGTACGATTTAGCGATTTCTAAAGCTCAGATGGCGACCAATGAAAAAGAAAGGAATCTGTATTACGATCAAGCGGAATCTATCCTCGCTAAGGATATGCCAATAGCACCTATCTATTTTTATATGCAAGCTAGGTTAGTAAAATCCACGATTGGTGGCTTCCCAATGCATAACGCAGAAGGTCGAATCTATTCCAAAGACCTTTACATTAAAGCCAAGTAG